The following proteins are co-located in the Macadamia integrifolia cultivar HAES 741 unplaced genomic scaffold, SCU_Mint_v3 scaffold_190A, whole genome shotgun sequence genome:
- the LOC122071183 gene encoding uncharacterized protein LOC122071183, protein MTLRNGRVLRTPEQNSPTEDFGKEMSSDPNPEAPQAFKDDEIEQVGRDSNPNVYMPKTPFPYCLESHSFSAFGNKGSRMEEEMMELFKQVQINLLLLNAIKQVPAYVKFLKDLCTQNRKLKTHISKTVHLTKQVSAVLSNKLPPKLDDPVAPLIYCIIGNLPIERALLDLGPSVNILPSLVCDQFGFGELKPTKIILQLADRSIKVPRGFIDDVLVKVDELYFPVDFFVLDMEAPSNGKPQSIILGRPFLATANACINCRSGAMDISFGNKKLRLNIFNTSLGP, encoded by the coding sequence ATGACCCTAAGGAATGGCCGAGTATTGAGAACACCTGAACAAAATTCCCCTACAGAGGATTTTGGGAAAGAGATGAGTTCAGACCCAAATCCTGAAGCTCCACAAGCTTTCAAGGATGATGAGATTGAACAAGTTGGGAGAGACAGTAACCCTAATGTTTATATGCCTAAAACCCCTTTCCCCTATTGTTTAGAATCTCATTCTTTTTCTGCATTTGGCAATAAGGGGtcaagaatggaagaagagatgatgGAATTGTTCAAACAAGTCCAgatcaaccttcttcttctaaatGCCATAAAGCAAGTTCCAGCTTATGTTAAGTTCTTGAAAGACTTATGTACTCAAAATCGTAAGCTAAAGACCCACATTTCAAAAACTGTCCATCTTACTAAGCAAGTGAGTGCAGTCCTGTCCAATAAACTTCCCCCTAAGCTTGATGACCCAGTAGCACCTCTCATATATTGCATCATTGGAAACCTTCCCATTGAGCGTGCACTCCTTGATCTAGGGCCGAGTGTGAATATTTTGCCTAGCTTGGTTTGTGATCAATTTGGGTTTGGAGAATTGAAGCCTACAAAGATTATTCTCCAACTTGCTGACCGTTCAATTAAAGTCCCTAGAGGATTTATTGATGATGTATTAGTTAAGGTGGATGAACTTTATTTTCCTGTGGATTTCTTTGTTCTTGACATGGAAGCACCCAGTAATGGAAAACCACAGTCAATAATCTTAGGACGTCCATTCTTGGCCACTGCCAATGCATGCATCAATTGTAGATCAGGTGCAATGGACATTTCCTTTGGTAATAAGAAGCTCCGATTGAACATCTTCAATACTTCTTTAGGGCCCTAA
- the LOC122071177 gene encoding nodulin homeobox isoform X3, whose protein sequence is MLVVLARYGQDYHPTDSLLLLHSALVACSLHVLTGCVSSQWQDLVQVLLAHPKVDVFMDVAFDAVRMDIRLLQIKLSVLNPDFSCKKSIPSDAEQTLHSICHQCEASLQFLQSLCQQKMFRERLLRNKELCKNGGILLLARTVLKLDVPHLESSTVVAAISRLKSKILSILLQLCETETISYLDEVASSPSSMQLAKTVALEILDLLKTAFDGVPKQLDSICGRLPRGVVLLNSMRLIDIFSDDSNFRSFIMLNITQVLAEIFSLPQEEFLSSWCSADLLAKEEDATLEYDPSVAAGLVSVFVSTGFGTSLPTSDLMNETKNDSPFILNNTPQASYAQQRTSLLVKIIANLHCFVPNICEEQERNLFFNKFLESLQIELPKSSPGFSFTCDKRKAARVCKNLGSLVDHAGSLIPNFLNEEDVQLLSVFAKQLESLVTSAKPEGNPMQEQVQENKFEASLCWEKLSNHEHQQEAQSTGGSASPLATKGDPKAPEVASDFNDKNGSLREGLSGNLTRKGVDQFNIADRGLELPDDVMNLEGSRRTNKDGTSGSALEPFREIDKDVRNVETGGSELSSARGKNSVSNGDCSKSARHTRESSLAGLQENYTETMQCEDRQRRKRKRNIMNEGQITLIEHALLDEPEMQRNAALLQTWAEKLSVHGSELTSSQLKNWVAFR, encoded by the exons ATGCTTGTTGTTCTTGCACGTTATGGACAG GATTATCACCCAACAGATTCATTACTTCTTCTGCATTCAGCGCTGGTGGCTTGCAGTCTTCATGTATTGACAGGATGTGTTTCTTCTCAGTGGCAAGATCTTGTTCAAGTTTTACTTGCACACCCCAAG GTGGATGTATTTATGGATGTAGCTTTCGATGCTGTTCGTATGGATATTAGGCTCCTTCAAATCAAGCTCTCAGTACTGAATCCTGATTTTTCATGCAAGAAATCCATTCCCTCAGATGCTGAACAAACATTGCACAGTATCTGTCATCAATGCGAAGCTTCATTACAGTTTCTTCAGTCCTTGTGCCAACAAAAAATGTTCCGAGAGCGCCTACTCAGGAATAAG GAATTATGTAAAAATGGTGGCATTCTGTTGCTGGCCCGAACAGTCTTGAAGTTAGACGTCCCGCATTTGGAGTCATCAACTGTTGTTGCTGCTATATCTAGGCTGAAGTCTAAAATACTGTCAATT CTGTTGCAGCTCTGCGAAACAGAAACCATTTCCTACCTGGATGAGGTTGCTAGTTCTCCAAGTAGCATGCAATTGGCAAAGACTGTTGCATTAGAG ATTCTTGACTTATTGAAGACTGCGTTTGATGGAGTGCCCAAACAGCTTGATAGCATTTGTGGCAGATTACCCAGGGGTGTTGTGCTTCTGAATTCTATGCGCCTGATTGATATATTTTCTGATGATTCAAATTTTCGATCTTTTATCATGCTTAATATT ACTCAGGTGCTGGCTGAAATCTTTTCACTGCCTCAAGAAGAGTTCTTATCTAGTTGGTGCTCTGCTGATCTGCTAGCAAAGGAAGAAGATGCTACACTTGAGTACGATCCATCTGTGGCAGCTGGGCTTGTTTCAGTTTTCGTTTCCACTGGTTTTGGGACTTCTCTTCCTACATCAGACCTAATGAATGAGACAAAGAATGATTCCCCTTTCATTCTCAACAACACACCTCAGGCTTCTTACGCACAACAGAGAACATCACTATTAGTCAAAATAATTGCGAATCTCCACTGTTTTGTTCCTAATATCTGTGAAG AGCAAGAGAGAAATctattttttaacaaatttctCGAGAGCTTACAAATTGAGCTCCCCAAATCATCACCTGGGTTTTCATTCACCTGTGATAAAAGAAAAGCTGCCAGAGTTTGCAAGAACCTGG GTTCGTTGGTAGATCATGCCGGGTCTTTAATTCCTAATTTCTTAAATGAGGAAGATGTGCAACTATTAAG TGTTTTTGCTAAGCAGTTAGAGTCGCTGGTTACATCTGCAAAACCTGAAGGGAATccaatgcag GAGCAAGTTCAGGAAAATAAATTTGAGGCTTCTTTGTGCTGGGAAAAGCTTTCTAACCATGAACATCAGCAG GAAGCTCAAAGTACAGGGGGAAGTGCATCACCTTTAGCAACAAAAGGAGATCCCAAGGCTCCGGAGGTAGCTTCAGACTTCAATGACAAAAATGGCAGCCTCAGAGAGGGATTATCTGGTAATTTGACTCGCAAAGGGGTGGACCAGTTCAATATCGCAGATAGGGGCTTGGAACTTCCTGATGATGTCATGAACCTAGAAGGAAGTAGGAGGACTAATAAAGATGGAACTAGTGGGAGTGCATTGGAACCTTTTAGGGAGATTGACAAAGATGTTCGGAATGTTGAAACAGGTGGCTCAGAGTTGAGCTCTGCAAGAGGGAAGAACTCTGTTAGTAATGGCGACTGTTCTAAATCAGCTAGGCATACTAGAGAAAGTAGTTTAGCAGGACTCCAAGAAAATTATACTGAAACCATGCAGTGTGAAGACAGGCAACGGAGGAAACGAAAGCGAAACATCATGAATGAGGGACAGATCACCTTAATAGAGCATGCCCTCTTGGATGAGCCTGAAATGCAGCGAAATGCGGCTTTGTTGCAGACATGGGCTGAGAAATTAAGTGTTCAT GGGTCGGAGCTCACATCTTCACAACTGAAAAACTG GGTTGCCTTTCGATAA
- the LOC122071177 gene encoding nodulin homeobox isoform X1 has product MLVVLARYGQDYHPTDSLLLLHSALVACSLHVLTGCVSSQWQDLVQVLLAHPKVDVFMDVAFDAVRMDIRLLQIKLSVLNPDFSCKKSIPSDAEQTLHSICHQCEASLQFLQSLCQQKMFRERLLRNKELCKNGGILLLARTVLKLDVPHLESSTVVAAISRLKSKILSILLQLCETETISYLDEVASSPSSMQLAKTVALEILDLLKTAFDGVPKQLDSICGRLPRGVVLLNSMRLIDIFSDDSNFRSFIMLNITQVLAEIFSLPQEEFLSSWCSADLLAKEEDATLEYDPSVAAGLVSVFVSTGFGTSLPTSDLMNETKNDSPFILNNTPQASYAQQRTSLLVKIIANLHCFVPNICEEQERNLFFNKFLESLQIELPKSSPGFSFTCDKRKAARVCKNLGSLVDHAGSLIPNFLNEEDVQLLSVFAKQLESLVTSAKPEGNPMQEQVQENKFEASLCWEKLSNHEHQQEAQSTGGSASPLATKGDPKAPEVASDFNDKNGSLREGLSGNLTRKGVDQFNIADRGLELPDDVMNLEGSRRTNKDGTSGSALEPFREIDKDVRNVETGGSELSSARGKNSVSNGDCSKSARHTRESSLAGLQENYTETMQCEDRQRRKRKRNIMNEGQITLIEHALLDEPEMQRNAALLQTWAEKLSVHGSELTSSQLKNWLNNRKAKLARAAREARTPSEGETAFPEKSGGMGMVHFYDSSESPSEDLYAPSTGRGGSSTSTPKSGGGMLRTCGSETSEIASTDFVDFASQQNMLMNCQSLRYIRHDPGQYVSLMDEGEEVARGKVYQVEGKWHGRSLEEAATCVVDVLDLKVERWTRLQHPSEAAGTTFDEAEAKNGVMRVAWDVNKILLLPQ; this is encoded by the exons ATGCTTGTTGTTCTTGCACGTTATGGACAG GATTATCACCCAACAGATTCATTACTTCTTCTGCATTCAGCGCTGGTGGCTTGCAGTCTTCATGTATTGACAGGATGTGTTTCTTCTCAGTGGCAAGATCTTGTTCAAGTTTTACTTGCACACCCCAAG GTGGATGTATTTATGGATGTAGCTTTCGATGCTGTTCGTATGGATATTAGGCTCCTTCAAATCAAGCTCTCAGTACTGAATCCTGATTTTTCATGCAAGAAATCCATTCCCTCAGATGCTGAACAAACATTGCACAGTATCTGTCATCAATGCGAAGCTTCATTACAGTTTCTTCAGTCCTTGTGCCAACAAAAAATGTTCCGAGAGCGCCTACTCAGGAATAAG GAATTATGTAAAAATGGTGGCATTCTGTTGCTGGCCCGAACAGTCTTGAAGTTAGACGTCCCGCATTTGGAGTCATCAACTGTTGTTGCTGCTATATCTAGGCTGAAGTCTAAAATACTGTCAATT CTGTTGCAGCTCTGCGAAACAGAAACCATTTCCTACCTGGATGAGGTTGCTAGTTCTCCAAGTAGCATGCAATTGGCAAAGACTGTTGCATTAGAG ATTCTTGACTTATTGAAGACTGCGTTTGATGGAGTGCCCAAACAGCTTGATAGCATTTGTGGCAGATTACCCAGGGGTGTTGTGCTTCTGAATTCTATGCGCCTGATTGATATATTTTCTGATGATTCAAATTTTCGATCTTTTATCATGCTTAATATT ACTCAGGTGCTGGCTGAAATCTTTTCACTGCCTCAAGAAGAGTTCTTATCTAGTTGGTGCTCTGCTGATCTGCTAGCAAAGGAAGAAGATGCTACACTTGAGTACGATCCATCTGTGGCAGCTGGGCTTGTTTCAGTTTTCGTTTCCACTGGTTTTGGGACTTCTCTTCCTACATCAGACCTAATGAATGAGACAAAGAATGATTCCCCTTTCATTCTCAACAACACACCTCAGGCTTCTTACGCACAACAGAGAACATCACTATTAGTCAAAATAATTGCGAATCTCCACTGTTTTGTTCCTAATATCTGTGAAG AGCAAGAGAGAAATctattttttaacaaatttctCGAGAGCTTACAAATTGAGCTCCCCAAATCATCACCTGGGTTTTCATTCACCTGTGATAAAAGAAAAGCTGCCAGAGTTTGCAAGAACCTGG GTTCGTTGGTAGATCATGCCGGGTCTTTAATTCCTAATTTCTTAAATGAGGAAGATGTGCAACTATTAAG TGTTTTTGCTAAGCAGTTAGAGTCGCTGGTTACATCTGCAAAACCTGAAGGGAATccaatgcag GAGCAAGTTCAGGAAAATAAATTTGAGGCTTCTTTGTGCTGGGAAAAGCTTTCTAACCATGAACATCAGCAG GAAGCTCAAAGTACAGGGGGAAGTGCATCACCTTTAGCAACAAAAGGAGATCCCAAGGCTCCGGAGGTAGCTTCAGACTTCAATGACAAAAATGGCAGCCTCAGAGAGGGATTATCTGGTAATTTGACTCGCAAAGGGGTGGACCAGTTCAATATCGCAGATAGGGGCTTGGAACTTCCTGATGATGTCATGAACCTAGAAGGAAGTAGGAGGACTAATAAAGATGGAACTAGTGGGAGTGCATTGGAACCTTTTAGGGAGATTGACAAAGATGTTCGGAATGTTGAAACAGGTGGCTCAGAGTTGAGCTCTGCAAGAGGGAAGAACTCTGTTAGTAATGGCGACTGTTCTAAATCAGCTAGGCATACTAGAGAAAGTAGTTTAGCAGGACTCCAAGAAAATTATACTGAAACCATGCAGTGTGAAGACAGGCAACGGAGGAAACGAAAGCGAAACATCATGAATGAGGGACAGATCACCTTAATAGAGCATGCCCTCTTGGATGAGCCTGAAATGCAGCGAAATGCGGCTTTGTTGCAGACATGGGCTGAGAAATTAAGTGTTCAT GGGTCGGAGCTCACATCTTCACAACTGAAAAACTG GCTGAACAACCGAAAAGCCAAGCTGGCTCGTGCAGCTAGGGAAGCTCGCACACCATCAGAAGGGGAAACTGCTTTCccagaaaaatcaggaggaatgGGAATGGTTCACTTTTATGATTCATCTGAGAGCCCTAGTGAAGACTTGTATGCCCCATCAACCGGCAGAGGGGGAAGTAGCACAAGCACACCCAAATCTGGTGGCGGCATGTTGAGAACATGCGGCAGTGAGACATCTGAGATCGCCTCGACAGATTTTGTGGATTTTGCTTCCCAACAAAACATGCTAATGAATTGCCAATCCTTGAGATACATCAGACATGATCCAGGCCAGTATGTTTCGCTGATGGATGAAGGGGAGGAAGTTGCTAGGGGGAAGGTATATCAGGTGGAAGGTAAGTGGCATGGAAGGAGTTTGGAGGAAGCAGCaacttgtgttgtggatgttcTTGACCTTAAGGTTGAGAGGTGGACCAGGCTCCAACACCCATCAGAGGCCGCAGGTACGACATTTGATGAGGCTGAAGCCAAGAATGGGGTGATGAGAGTGGCATGGGATGTGAACAAGATCCTCCTGTTGCCCCagtaa
- the LOC122071177 gene encoding nodulin homeobox isoform X2, whose amino-acid sequence MDVAFDAVRMDIRLLQIKLSVLNPDFSCKKSIPSDAEQTLHSICHQCEASLQFLQSLCQQKMFRERLLRNKELCKNGGILLLARTVLKLDVPHLESSTVVAAISRLKSKILSILLQLCETETISYLDEVASSPSSMQLAKTVALEILDLLKTAFDGVPKQLDSICGRLPRGVVLLNSMRLIDIFSDDSNFRSFIMLNITQVLAEIFSLPQEEFLSSWCSADLLAKEEDATLEYDPSVAAGLVSVFVSTGFGTSLPTSDLMNETKNDSPFILNNTPQASYAQQRTSLLVKIIANLHCFVPNICEEQERNLFFNKFLESLQIELPKSSPGFSFTCDKRKAARVCKNLGSLVDHAGSLIPNFLNEEDVQLLSVFAKQLESLVTSAKPEGNPMQEQVQENKFEASLCWEKLSNHEHQQEAQSTGGSASPLATKGDPKAPEVASDFNDKNGSLREGLSGNLTRKGVDQFNIADRGLELPDDVMNLEGSRRTNKDGTSGSALEPFREIDKDVRNVETGGSELSSARGKNSVSNGDCSKSARHTRESSLAGLQENYTETMQCEDRQRRKRKRNIMNEGQITLIEHALLDEPEMQRNAALLQTWAEKLSVHGSELTSSQLKNWLNNRKAKLARAAREARTPSEGETAFPEKSGGMGMVHFYDSSESPSEDLYAPSTGRGGSSTSTPKSGGGMLRTCGSETSEIASTDFVDFASQQNMLMNCQSLRYIRHDPGQYVSLMDEGEEVARGKVYQVEGKWHGRSLEEAATCVVDVLDLKVERWTRLQHPSEAAGTTFDEAEAKNGVMRVAWDVNKILLLPQ is encoded by the exons ATGGATGTAGCTTTCGATGCTGTTCGTATGGATATTAGGCTCCTTCAAATCAAGCTCTCAGTACTGAATCCTGATTTTTCATGCAAGAAATCCATTCCCTCAGATGCTGAACAAACATTGCACAGTATCTGTCATCAATGCGAAGCTTCATTACAGTTTCTTCAGTCCTTGTGCCAACAAAAAATGTTCCGAGAGCGCCTACTCAGGAATAAG GAATTATGTAAAAATGGTGGCATTCTGTTGCTGGCCCGAACAGTCTTGAAGTTAGACGTCCCGCATTTGGAGTCATCAACTGTTGTTGCTGCTATATCTAGGCTGAAGTCTAAAATACTGTCAATT CTGTTGCAGCTCTGCGAAACAGAAACCATTTCCTACCTGGATGAGGTTGCTAGTTCTCCAAGTAGCATGCAATTGGCAAAGACTGTTGCATTAGAG ATTCTTGACTTATTGAAGACTGCGTTTGATGGAGTGCCCAAACAGCTTGATAGCATTTGTGGCAGATTACCCAGGGGTGTTGTGCTTCTGAATTCTATGCGCCTGATTGATATATTTTCTGATGATTCAAATTTTCGATCTTTTATCATGCTTAATATT ACTCAGGTGCTGGCTGAAATCTTTTCACTGCCTCAAGAAGAGTTCTTATCTAGTTGGTGCTCTGCTGATCTGCTAGCAAAGGAAGAAGATGCTACACTTGAGTACGATCCATCTGTGGCAGCTGGGCTTGTTTCAGTTTTCGTTTCCACTGGTTTTGGGACTTCTCTTCCTACATCAGACCTAATGAATGAGACAAAGAATGATTCCCCTTTCATTCTCAACAACACACCTCAGGCTTCTTACGCACAACAGAGAACATCACTATTAGTCAAAATAATTGCGAATCTCCACTGTTTTGTTCCTAATATCTGTGAAG AGCAAGAGAGAAATctattttttaacaaatttctCGAGAGCTTACAAATTGAGCTCCCCAAATCATCACCTGGGTTTTCATTCACCTGTGATAAAAGAAAAGCTGCCAGAGTTTGCAAGAACCTGG GTTCGTTGGTAGATCATGCCGGGTCTTTAATTCCTAATTTCTTAAATGAGGAAGATGTGCAACTATTAAG TGTTTTTGCTAAGCAGTTAGAGTCGCTGGTTACATCTGCAAAACCTGAAGGGAATccaatgcag GAGCAAGTTCAGGAAAATAAATTTGAGGCTTCTTTGTGCTGGGAAAAGCTTTCTAACCATGAACATCAGCAG GAAGCTCAAAGTACAGGGGGAAGTGCATCACCTTTAGCAACAAAAGGAGATCCCAAGGCTCCGGAGGTAGCTTCAGACTTCAATGACAAAAATGGCAGCCTCAGAGAGGGATTATCTGGTAATTTGACTCGCAAAGGGGTGGACCAGTTCAATATCGCAGATAGGGGCTTGGAACTTCCTGATGATGTCATGAACCTAGAAGGAAGTAGGAGGACTAATAAAGATGGAACTAGTGGGAGTGCATTGGAACCTTTTAGGGAGATTGACAAAGATGTTCGGAATGTTGAAACAGGTGGCTCAGAGTTGAGCTCTGCAAGAGGGAAGAACTCTGTTAGTAATGGCGACTGTTCTAAATCAGCTAGGCATACTAGAGAAAGTAGTTTAGCAGGACTCCAAGAAAATTATACTGAAACCATGCAGTGTGAAGACAGGCAACGGAGGAAACGAAAGCGAAACATCATGAATGAGGGACAGATCACCTTAATAGAGCATGCCCTCTTGGATGAGCCTGAAATGCAGCGAAATGCGGCTTTGTTGCAGACATGGGCTGAGAAATTAAGTGTTCAT GGGTCGGAGCTCACATCTTCACAACTGAAAAACTG GCTGAACAACCGAAAAGCCAAGCTGGCTCGTGCAGCTAGGGAAGCTCGCACACCATCAGAAGGGGAAACTGCTTTCccagaaaaatcaggaggaatgGGAATGGTTCACTTTTATGATTCATCTGAGAGCCCTAGTGAAGACTTGTATGCCCCATCAACCGGCAGAGGGGGAAGTAGCACAAGCACACCCAAATCTGGTGGCGGCATGTTGAGAACATGCGGCAGTGAGACATCTGAGATCGCCTCGACAGATTTTGTGGATTTTGCTTCCCAACAAAACATGCTAATGAATTGCCAATCCTTGAGATACATCAGACATGATCCAGGCCAGTATGTTTCGCTGATGGATGAAGGGGAGGAAGTTGCTAGGGGGAAGGTATATCAGGTGGAAGGTAAGTGGCATGGAAGGAGTTTGGAGGAAGCAGCaacttgtgttgtggatgttcTTGACCTTAAGGTTGAGAGGTGGACCAGGCTCCAACACCCATCAGAGGCCGCAGGTACGACATTTGATGAGGCTGAAGCCAAGAATGGGGTGATGAGAGTGGCATGGGATGTGAACAAGATCCTCCTGTTGCCCCagtaa
- the LOC122071149 gene encoding lipase-like, with protein sequence MLRLWIAVLQLSELLVSSVVHLLYGFYIFSTAVASDMSQAMNECFKPNVNMNMDTEVKLNNGLRGVDSKASTNLEDMPPIVLVHGIFGFGKGRLGGLSYFAGAEKKDDRVLVPDLGSLTSIYDRARELFYYLKGGQVDYGEEHSKACGHSQFGRNYEQGNYPEWDEDHPIHFVGHSAGAQVVRVLQQMLADKAFKGYENTSENWILSVTSLSGAFNGTTRTYLDGMQPEDGRSMKPVCLLQLCRLGVIIYEWIDIPWLKNYYDFGFGHFNLSWKKRGISGLVDCLLGNIGPFASGDWILPDLTIQGSMRLNSHLNTFPNTFYFSYATKRTRKIMGITVPSSILRIHPLFFIRVFQMSQWRHPPDVLPPYKGYRDEDWQDNDGALNTISMTHPRLPVEHPSLFVVDDSECEPLQPGIWYYKIVEADHILFVVNRERAGVQFDLIYDSIFERCRKHVFRSKPQTLPNQTNQ encoded by the exons ATGCTCCGGTTATGGATTGCAGTGCTTCAACTATCGGAGCTTCTTGTGAGCTCTGTGGTCCATTTGTTATATGGGTTTTACATTTTTAGCACGGCTGTGGCATCAGATATGTCACAGGCCATGAATGAATGTTTCAAGCCCAATGTGAATATGAATATGGATACAGAAGTGAAATTGAATAATGGGTTGAGAGGGGTGGATTCTAAAGCATCAACCAATCTTGAGGATATGCCTCCTATTGTCTTAGTTCATGGCATCTTTGGATTTGGCAAAGGG AGGTTAGGAGGCTTGTCCTATTTTGCAGGAGCAGAGAAGAAGGATGACCGGGTGCTCGTTCCAGACTTGGGTTCCTTGACCAGCATATATGATAG GGCTCGTGAATTGTTTTACTACTTGAAAGGGGGACAAGTAGATTACGGAGAAGAACACAGTAAAGCTTGTGGGCATTCCCAGTTTGGAAGGAATTATGAGCAAG GTAATTATCCTGAATGGGATGAAGACCATCCTATTCACTTTGTTGGACATTCTGCAGGAGCCCAGGTTGTTCGAGTGTTGCAGCAAATGTTAGCAGACAAG GCTTTTAAGGGTTATGAGAACACTTCCGAGAACTGGATATTGAGTGTAACTTCCTTATCTGGGGCGTTTAATGGGACGACTAGAACGTACTTAGATGGGATGCA ACCAGAGGATGGAAGATCTATGAAGCCTGTGTGTCTGCTTCAGCTGTGCCGCTTGGGTGTCATAATTTATGAATGGATTGACATTCCCTGGCTGAAGAACTACTACGATTTTGGGTTTGGCCACTTCAACTTGTCATGGAAGAAAAGGGGCATTTCTGGTCTAGTGGATTGCCTCCTGGGGAACATAGGTCCTTTTGCTTCTGGAGATTGGATCCTACCAGACCTTACCATTCAAGGATCCATGCGGCTTAACTCTCATCTCAACACTTTCCCAAACACATTCTACTTCAGCTATGCTACAAAGAGGACTAGGAAGATCATGGGGATCACAGTCCCTTCTAGCATACTGCGTATACACCCCTTGTTCTTCATCAGAGTTTTCCAGATGAGCCAATGGCGACATCCTCCAGATGTTTTGCCTCCTTACAAAGGATACCG GGATGAGGATTGGCAGGACAATGATGGAGCTCTTAATACTATATCCATGACACACCCTCGTTTACCAGTTGAACACCCAAGCCTTTTCGTTGTAGATGACTCTGAATGCGAGCCTTTGCAACCTGGAATCTG GTACTACAAGATTGTGGAAGCTGATCACATACTTTTTGTTGTGAATCGGGAGAGAGCTGGAGTGCAATTTGATTTGATATACGACAGTATCTTTGAGCGCTGCAGAAAGCATGTCTTTAGAAGCAAACCCCAGACACTACCCAATCAAACAAACCAGTAG